A single Capricornis sumatraensis isolate serow.1 chromosome 20, serow.2, whole genome shotgun sequence DNA region contains:
- the ZNF446 gene encoding zinc finger protein 446, with amino-acid sequence MPSPLGPPSLPSLDPEATPEDPEMARQRFRGFCYREVAGPRVALARLQFLCRQWLQPEVHSKEEILDLLVLEQFLGALPPEIQAWVRGQQPGSPEEAVVLVEDLQRDPGQLLGWITAHVLQQAVLPATQKTEESLGGVHPSGTVEPLREASGEAPKGAQMEGSAHFSCSVKEEPDGYVQETASSSPPPPAQSHKEHVEQQEPTSTPFQPPRLQEWRLLEPSQKELNWDVMLEKYGTVVSLGLTHPLPESRTESQPEVLSSGSGSEGRRSLHPGDESEGRPGGPEALPPPPPPRSKPYTCTQCGGAFDWKSVFVIHRRAHAGSPCTEKPPAGPPPRALPGPRGYACEECGHSFSWKSQLVIHRKGHASQRRHLCADCGHSFDWKSQLVIHRKSHRPEAP; translated from the exons ATGCCATCCCCACTGGGTCCCCCGAGTCTGCCTTCTCTGGACCCCGAGGCCACCCCGGAGGATCCCGAGATGGCACGCCAGCGCTTCCGGGGCTTCTGCTACCGGGAGGTGGCCGGTCCCCGGGTGGCCCTGGCCCGGCTACAGTTTCTGTGCCGCCAGTGGCTCCAGCCCGAGGTGCACTCCAAGGAGGAGATACTGGACCTGCTGGTGCTGGAGCAGTTCCTGGGGGCGCTGCCCCCTGAGATTCAGGCCTGGGTGCGGGGCCAGCAGCCAGGCAGCCCTGAGGAGGCCGTTGTCCTGGTCGAAGACCTACAGCGTGACCCTGGGCAGCTGCTGGGCTGG ATTACAGCGCACGTCCTGCAGCAAGCTGTGCTCCCAGCGACACAGAAGACAGAGGAGTCGCTGGGGGGTGTCCACCcctcagggacagtggagcccCTCAGGGAAGCCTCTGGGGAGGCGCCAAAGGGTGCCCAGATGGAGGGCAGTGCCCACTTCAGCTGCAGCGTgaaggaggagcctgatggctacgtgcaggagacag CATCCTCcagccccccacctccagcccagtCCCACAAGGAGCACGTCGAACAACAGGAACCGACCTCCACACCCTTCCAGCCACCCCGGCTTCAG GAGTGGCGGCTCCTGGAGCCGTCCCAGAAGGAGCTGAACTgggatgtgatgctggagaagtacGGCACGGTGGTGTCCCTGG GGTTGACGCACCCCCTGCCTGAGTCGCGCACCGAGTCGCAGCCGGAGGTGCTGAGCTCCGGATCCGGATCCGAGGGTCGGAGAAGCCTCCACCCAG GAGATGAGAGTGAGGGCCGGCCTGGCGGCCCCGAGGCtctgccgccaccgccgccgccaaGGAGCAAGCCCTACACGTGCACTCAGTGTGGCGGGGCTTTCGACTGGAAGTCGGTGTTCGTCATCCACCGCCGCGCGCATGCCGGCAGCCCGTGCACAGAGAAGCCACCGGCCGGCCCGCCCCCGCGTGCGCTCCCGGGCCCACGCGGCTATGCCTGTGAGGAGTGTGGCCACAGCTTCAGCTGGAAGTCGCAGCTGGTTATCCATCGCAAGGGCCACGCCAGCCAGCGGCGCCACCTCTGCGCCGACTGCGGCCACAGCTTCGACTGGAAGTCCCAGCTGGTCATCCACCGCAAGAGCCACCGGCCCGAGGCCCCTTGA
- the SLC27A5 gene encoding long-chain fatty acid transport protein 5 isoform X1, translating to MGLWRRLAFSLLLLLLLWGLGQSPWAAAAALALRWLLGDPACGALLSLAVLAGPWLGPWTPHWLSLAAAALLLTLLPARPPPELLWLPADLAYTFLMLRLGLRTWARLRRRPPDTFVDAFERRARAQPDRTILVCTGPGGRAVTFRELDARACQAAWALKAELAGTTGLCTREPTALLVLPSQTLPALSLWLGLAKLGCPVVWINPHGRGPPLVHAVLSSGARVLVVDPELRANLEEVLPKLQAEKVNCLYLGRSSPTPGVGALGAALAAAPSDPVPAGLRADIKLRSPALFIYTSGTTGLPKPAILTYERVLQVAGMLTLCGVTADDVVYTVLPLYHTMGLVLGVLSCLDLGVTCVLAPKFSASGFWDDCRQHGVTVIQYVGEILRYLCNTPQRPEDRTHKVRLAIGSGLRAEVWETFQRRFGPIRIWETYGSTEGNVGFINYPGRCGAQGKTSCFLRMLSPFELVQYSLETEEPLRDSQGLCIPVRPGQAGLLLTRVLRHQPFLGYHGPRELSEKKLVRNARRPNDLYYNTGDVLAMDHEGFLYFHDRLGDTFRWKGENVSTREVEGVLSAVDFLQEVTVYGVPVPGCEGKVGMAAVQLVPGQAFDGQRLYQHVRTSLPAYAAPHFIRIQDALEITGTFKLVKSRLVREGFNVTVVADPLFVLDSQARAFRPLTLDIYRAVCEGAWRL from the exons ATGGGGCTCTGGAGGCGACTGGCCTTCtcgttgttgctgctgctgttgctgtgggGCCTGGGGCAGTCGCCATGGGCGGCGGCAGCAGCCCTGGCCCTGCGCTGGCTCCTGGGCGACCCCGCCTGCGGTGCGCTGCTGAGCCTGGCCGTGCTGGCAGGGCCCTGGCTGGGCCCCTGGACACCGCACTGGCTGAGCCTGGCGGCTGCGGCCCTGCTACTAACCCTGCTGCCCGCACGGCCGCCGCCCGAGCTCCTCTGGCTGCCGGCCGACCTGGCCTACACCTTCCTGATGCTCCGCCTGGGCCTCCGCACCTGGGCACGCTTGCGGCGCCGGCCGCCGGACACCTTCGTGGACGCCTTTGAGCGGCGTGCACGGGCGCAGCCGGACCGCACAATCCTGGTGTGCACCGGACCGGGGGGCCGCGCGGTCACTTTCCGGGAGCTGGACGCCAGGGCCTGCCAGGCGGCCTGGGCCCTGAAGGCCGAGCTGGCCGGCACCACGGGCCTGTGCACCCGGGAGCCCACCGCCCTGCTGGTGCTGCCCTCGCAGACGCTCCCCGCCCTGAGCCTGTGGCTGGGGCTGGCCAAGCTGGGCTGCCCGGTGGTCTGGATCAACCCTCACGGCCGCGGGCCACCCCTGGTGCATGCGGTGCTGAGCTCCGGGGCCCGCGTGCTGGTGGTGGACCCAG AGCTCCGGGCAAACCTGGAGGAGGTCCTGCCCAAGCTGCAGGCGGAGAAGGTGAACTGCCTCTACCTGGGCCGAAGCTCCCCCACCCCCGGGGTGGGGGCCCTGGGCGCCGCCCTGGCCGCGGCCCCCTCAGACCCCGTGCCCGCTGGCCTGCGGGCGGACATCAAGTTGCGAAGCCCAGCCCTGTTCATCTATACCTCGGGGACCACTG ggCTCCCCAAGCCTGCCATCCTCACCTACGAGCGGGTGCTGCAGGTAGCAGGGATGCTGACTCTGTGTGGGGTCACAGCCGATGATGTGGTCTACACAGTCCTGCCTTTGTACCACACCATGGGGCTTGTCCTTGGAGTCCTCAGTTGCCTGGACCTTG gGGTGACCTGTGTCCTGGCCCCCAAGTTCTCTGCCTCCGGCTTCTGGGACGACTGTCGGCAGCACGGTGTGACTGTGATCCAGTATGTGGGCGAGATCCTGCGGTACCTGTGCAACACACCCCAG CGGCCAGAGGACCGGACACACAAAGTCCGCCTGGCGATTGGCAGTGGACTCCGGGCAGAAGTGTGGGAGACCTTCCAGCGGCGCTTCGGCCCCATTCGGATCTGGGAAACGTACGGCTCCACCGAGGGCAATGTCGGCTTCATCAACTACCCAGGGCGCTGTGGGGCCCAGGGCAAGACCAGCTGCTTCCTCCGA ATGCTGTCCCCCTTTGAGCTGGTGCAGTACAgcctggagacagaggagcctctgagGGACAGTCAGGGCCTCTGCATCCCTGTGAGGCCAG GGCAGGCAGGACTCCTGCTGACCCGGGTGTTGCGTCACCAACCTTTCCTGGGCTACCACGGGCCCCGGGAGCTGTCGGAAAAGAAGCTGGTGAGGAACGCGCGGCGCCCGAACGACCTCTACTACAACACCGGGGACGTGCTGGCCATGGACCACGAAGGCTTCCTCTACTTCCACGACCGCCTTGGGGACACCTTCCG GTGGAAGGGTGAGAATGTGTCCACGCGGGAGGTGGAGGGCGTGCTGTCAGCCGTGGACTTCCTGCAGGAGGTGACCGTGTACGGTGTGCCTGTCCCAG GGTGTGAGGGCAAGGTGGGCATGGCCGCCGTGCAGCTGGTGCCCGGCCAGGCCTTCGACGGGCAGAGGCTGTACCAGCACGTGCGCACTTCGCTCCCGGCCTACGCCGCTCCCCATTTCATTCGTATCCAG GACGCCTTGGAGATCACAGGCACGTTCAAACTGGTGAAGTCCCGGTTGGTGCGCGAGGGCTTCAACGTGACCGTTGTCGCTGACCCTCTGTTCGTGCTGGACAGCCAGGCCCGAGCCTTCCGGCCCTTGACTCTGGATATATACCGGGCAGTGTGTGAGGGAGCCTGGAGACTCTGA
- the ZNF324 gene encoding zinc finger protein 324A, whose amino-acid sequence MAATAQPDQEQGLMAFEDVAVHFSQEEWGLLDTAQRALYRRVMLENFALLASLGLSVSRPRVVTQLEHGDEPWVLSGADVTLARDAQRRPRRSSPPLVEDDDVSGEAPFPGAFGDVLHTAGAYENGKIPEGRRGISPSRERRPTGVSVIYWERLRLGPGSGDASVSLRLTSSLRPPPGDKALTEHPAPSQPPRVSERRKPWAREAPGGAFSRAPGPPGARGMGPAWRGPPGWAELGEARQPGPGLLPGEKPFECRACSKVFVKSSDLLKHLRTHTGERPYECAQCGKAFSQTSHLTQHQRIHSGETPYSCPACGQAFRHSSSLVRHQRIHTAEKAFRCAECGKAFSHRSNLSQHRKIHAGGRPYACARCGRSFCRNSHLIQHERTHTGEKPFACALCGAAFSQGSSLFKHRRVHTGEKPFACPQCGRAFSHSSNLRQHRLLHTGERPFRCADCGKAFAKGAVLLSHRRIHTGEKPFVCAHCGRAFRERPALFHHQRLHTGEKSARRPRAGPRPPARPPSGASPEEASTLEELGAGTGVPPAPGDEICRLSATAHPSSLKRSGCRKDGVGLQAAAGSRVSSLWYQNGRCRPAVLMRNVRRSRPSLQLVSLRERVQRESGCWDRAGAPRSPRRCRCHSEERGAPQSCEASEKQHLLRGRSSARVLRLMGNVVRREGAGLRSRRVIGQGGVAEATEHGVSGSTSAPASAVAQVSFSGCLC is encoded by the exons GGCCTGATGGCCTTTGAGGATGTGGCCGTGCACTTCTCCCAGGAGGAATGGGGGCTCCTGGATACAGCGCAGAGGGCTCTGTACCGCCGGGTGATGCTGGAGAACTTCGCCCTCCTGGCCTCGCTGG GCCTGTCTGTGTCCCGGCCCCGCGTGGTCACGCAGCTGGAGCACGGCGACGAGCCCTGGGTTCTCAGTGGGGCGGACGTGACCCTGGCCCGGGATGCCCAGAGGAGGCCCCGCCGCA GCTCCCCTCCTCTGGTGGAGGACGACGATGTTTCTGGAGAAGCCCCGTTCCCAGGGGCCTTCGGGGATGTCCTCCACACCGCGGGGGCCTATGAGAACGGGAAGATCCCCGAGGGTCGGCGCGGCATCTCCCCTTCCCGGGAGAGGAGACCCACTGGAGTGTCCGTGATCTACTGGGAGAGGCTCCGGCTGGGGCCGGGCAGCGGCGACGCCAGCGTGAGCCTCCGGTTGACCTCTTCTCTGCGGCCGCCGCCCGGGGACAAGGCCCTCACAGAGCACCCCGCGCCCAGCCAGCCGCCCCGGGTGTCGGAGCGGCGGAAGCCCTGGGCACGCGAGGCCCCCGGGGGAGCCTTCTCAAGAGCGCCGGGGCCTCCAGGAGCGCGAGGAATGGGCCCGGCCTGGCGTGGGCCACCTGGCTGGGCCGAGCTGGGTGAGGCGCGGCAGCCCGGGCCCGGCCTCCTCCCCGGGGAGAAGCCCTTCGAGTGCAGGGCGTGCAGCAAGGTGTTCGTGAAGAGCTCCGACCTGCTCAAGCACCTGCGCACACACACCGGGGAGCGGCCGTACGAGTGCGCGCagtgtggcaaggccttcagCCAGACGTCGCACCTGACGCAGCACCAGCGCATCCACAGCGGGGAGACGCCCTACAGCTGCCCGGCCTGCGGGCAGGCCTTCCGGCACAGCTCGTCGCTGGTGCGGCACCAGCGCATCCACACGGCCGAGAAGGCCTTCCGCTGTGCCGAGTGCGGCAAAGCCTTCAGCCACCGCTCCAACCTCAGCCAGCACCGCAAGATCCACGCGGGCGGCCGGCCCTATGCGTGCGCGCGCTGCGGCCGCAGCTTCTGCCGCAACTCACACCTCATCCAGCATGAGCGCACGcacacgggcgagaagccctTCGCCTGCGCGCTCTGTGGGGCCGCCTTCAGCCAGGGCTCGTCGCTCTTCAAGCACCGGCGCGTGcacacgggcgagaagccctTCGCCTGCCCGCAGTGCGGCCGCGCCTTCAGCCACAGCTCCAACCTGCGGCAGCACCGGCTGCTGCACACGGGCGAGCGGCCCTTCCGCTGCGCGGACTGCGGCAAGGCCTTCGCCAAGGGCGCTGTGCTGCTCAGCCACCGGCGCATCcacacgggcgagaagccctTCGTGTGCGCGCACTGCGGCCGCGCCTTTCGCGAGCGCCCGGCCCTCTTCCACCACCAGAGGCTCCACACCGGCGAGAAGTCGGCGCGGCGGCCCCGggccggcccccgccccccggccaGGCCGCCTTCGGGGGCATCGCCCGAGG AGGCCTCCACTCTGGAGGAGCTCGGCGCGGGCACTGGGGTTCCTCCTGCGCCTGGTGACGAGATCTGCCGCTTGTCGGCCACAGCTCACCCCTCCAGCCTCAAGCGGTCTGGCTGCAGAAAGGACGGGGTAGGCCTGCAGGCTGCTGCCGGTTCACGCGTGTCTTCACTGTGGTACCAGAACGGGAG GTGCCGGCCTGCTGTGCTCATGCGCAACGTCCGGAGGTCCCGTCCATCTCTGCAGTTGGTGAGTCTTCGGGAGCGGGTGCAAAGGGAGAGCGGCTGCTGGGACAGGGCGGGAGCCCCCCGAAGCCCGCGGCGCTGCAGATGCCACTCGGAGGAACGGGGCGCCCCTCAGTCGTGCGAGGCCTCCGAGAAACAGCACCTGCTCCGAGGCCGCTCCTCTGCTCGCGTGCTGAGGCTCATGGGAAACGTAGTCCgacgggagggggcggggcttcGGAGCAGACGTGTGATTGGCCAGGGCGGCGTCGCCGAGGCAAC CGAGCACGGTGTCTCGGGGTCCACGTCGGCCCCTGCTTCGGCCGTGGCGCAGGTCAGCTTCTCGGGGTGCCTCTGTTGA
- the SLC27A5 gene encoding long-chain fatty acid transport protein 5 isoform X2 yields MGLWRRLAFSLLLLLLLWGLGQSPWAAAAALALRWLLGDPACGALLSLAVLAGPWLGPWTPHWLSLAAAALLLTLLPARPPPELLWLPADLAYTFLMLRLGLRTWARLRRRPPDTFVDAFERRARAQPDRTILVCTGPGGRAVTFRELDLRANLEEVLPKLQAEKVNCLYLGRSSPTPGVGALGAALAAAPSDPVPAGLRADIKLRSPALFIYTSGTTGLPKPAILTYERVLQVAGMLTLCGVTADDVVYTVLPLYHTMGLVLGVLSCLDLGVTCVLAPKFSASGFWDDCRQHGVTVIQYVGEILRYLCNTPQRPEDRTHKVRLAIGSGLRAEVWETFQRRFGPIRIWETYGSTEGNVGFINYPGRCGAQGKTSCFLRMLSPFELVQYSLETEEPLRDSQGLCIPVRPGQAGLLLTRVLRHQPFLGYHGPRELSEKKLVRNARRPNDLYYNTGDVLAMDHEGFLYFHDRLGDTFRWKGENVSTREVEGVLSAVDFLQEVTVYGVPVPGCEGKVGMAAVQLVPGQAFDGQRLYQHVRTSLPAYAAPHFIRIQDALEITGTFKLVKSRLVREGFNVTVVADPLFVLDSQARAFRPLTLDIYRAVCEGAWRL; encoded by the exons ATGGGGCTCTGGAGGCGACTGGCCTTCtcgttgttgctgctgctgttgctgtgggGCCTGGGGCAGTCGCCATGGGCGGCGGCAGCAGCCCTGGCCCTGCGCTGGCTCCTGGGCGACCCCGCCTGCGGTGCGCTGCTGAGCCTGGCCGTGCTGGCAGGGCCCTGGCTGGGCCCCTGGACACCGCACTGGCTGAGCCTGGCGGCTGCGGCCCTGCTACTAACCCTGCTGCCCGCACGGCCGCCGCCCGAGCTCCTCTGGCTGCCGGCCGACCTGGCCTACACCTTCCTGATGCTCCGCCTGGGCCTCCGCACCTGGGCACGCTTGCGGCGCCGGCCGCCGGACACCTTCGTGGACGCCTTTGAGCGGCGTGCACGGGCGCAGCCGGACCGCACAATCCTGGTGTGCACCGGACCGGGGGGCCGCGCGGTCACTTTCCGGGAGCTGGAC CTCCGGGCAAACCTGGAGGAGGTCCTGCCCAAGCTGCAGGCGGAGAAGGTGAACTGCCTCTACCTGGGCCGAAGCTCCCCCACCCCCGGGGTGGGGGCCCTGGGCGCCGCCCTGGCCGCGGCCCCCTCAGACCCCGTGCCCGCTGGCCTGCGGGCGGACATCAAGTTGCGAAGCCCAGCCCTGTTCATCTATACCTCGGGGACCACTG ggCTCCCCAAGCCTGCCATCCTCACCTACGAGCGGGTGCTGCAGGTAGCAGGGATGCTGACTCTGTGTGGGGTCACAGCCGATGATGTGGTCTACACAGTCCTGCCTTTGTACCACACCATGGGGCTTGTCCTTGGAGTCCTCAGTTGCCTGGACCTTG gGGTGACCTGTGTCCTGGCCCCCAAGTTCTCTGCCTCCGGCTTCTGGGACGACTGTCGGCAGCACGGTGTGACTGTGATCCAGTATGTGGGCGAGATCCTGCGGTACCTGTGCAACACACCCCAG CGGCCAGAGGACCGGACACACAAAGTCCGCCTGGCGATTGGCAGTGGACTCCGGGCAGAAGTGTGGGAGACCTTCCAGCGGCGCTTCGGCCCCATTCGGATCTGGGAAACGTACGGCTCCACCGAGGGCAATGTCGGCTTCATCAACTACCCAGGGCGCTGTGGGGCCCAGGGCAAGACCAGCTGCTTCCTCCGA ATGCTGTCCCCCTTTGAGCTGGTGCAGTACAgcctggagacagaggagcctctgagGGACAGTCAGGGCCTCTGCATCCCTGTGAGGCCAG GGCAGGCAGGACTCCTGCTGACCCGGGTGTTGCGTCACCAACCTTTCCTGGGCTACCACGGGCCCCGGGAGCTGTCGGAAAAGAAGCTGGTGAGGAACGCGCGGCGCCCGAACGACCTCTACTACAACACCGGGGACGTGCTGGCCATGGACCACGAAGGCTTCCTCTACTTCCACGACCGCCTTGGGGACACCTTCCG GTGGAAGGGTGAGAATGTGTCCACGCGGGAGGTGGAGGGCGTGCTGTCAGCCGTGGACTTCCTGCAGGAGGTGACCGTGTACGGTGTGCCTGTCCCAG GGTGTGAGGGCAAGGTGGGCATGGCCGCCGTGCAGCTGGTGCCCGGCCAGGCCTTCGACGGGCAGAGGCTGTACCAGCACGTGCGCACTTCGCTCCCGGCCTACGCCGCTCCCCATTTCATTCGTATCCAG GACGCCTTGGAGATCACAGGCACGTTCAAACTGGTGAAGTCCCGGTTGGTGCGCGAGGGCTTCAACGTGACCGTTGTCGCTGACCCTCTGTTCGTGCTGGACAGCCAGGCCCGAGCCTTCCGGCCCTTGACTCTGGATATATACCGGGCAGTGTGTGAGGGAGCCTGGAGACTCTGA
- the ZBTB45 gene encoding zinc finger and BTB domain-containing protein 45: MAAAAAEAVHHIHLQNFSRSLLETLNGQRLGGHFCDVTVRIREASLRAHRCVLAAGSPFFQDKLLLGHSEIRVPPVVPAQTVRQLVEFLYSGSLVVAQGEALQVLTAASVLRIQTVIDECTQIIARARAPAPGAPAPPLAPVPPPLAPAQLRHRLRHLLAARPPGPPGAAHPRKQRQPARLQLPAPPAPAKAEGAASEPALTADDGVDDDDDEADDETDGEDGGPGEIQAPPAFPDCAAGFLPAAADGTREEPSVPAGLSDYSGPGRDFLRGTSAAEDVFPDGYVSAWQEGDQAAPEGCPAETPAPPDCVLSGPRPPGVKTPGPPVALFPFHLGAPGPPAQPPPAPSGPAPAPPPAFYPALQPDAAPSAPLGEAPAPAAAPPAAPSTTPARAPGAEPPAYECSHCHKTFSSRKNYTKHMFIHSGEKPHQCAVCWRSFSLRDYLLKHMVTHTGVRAFQCAVCAKRFTQKSSLNVHMRTHRPERAPCPACGKVFSHRALLERHLAAHPAP; encoded by the exons atggcggcggcggcggcggaggcggtGCACCACATCCACCTGCAGAACTTCTCGCGGTCCCTGCTCGAGACCCTCAACGGGCAGCGACTGGGCGGGCACTTCTGTGACGTGACGGTCCGCATCCGAGAGGCCTCGCTGCGCGCCCACCGCTGCGTGCTGGCCGCCGGCTCGCCCTTCTTCCAGGACAAGCTGCTGCTCGGCCACTCGGAGATCCGCGTGCCGCCGGTGGTGCCCGCGCAGACGGTGCGCCAGCTCGTCGAGTTCCTCTACAGCGGCTCGCTGGTGGTGGCGCAGGGCGAGGCGCTGCAGGTGCTCACCGCCGCGTCGGTGCTGCGCATCCAGACCGTCATAGACGAGTGCACGCAGATCATCGCCCGCGCCCGCGCGCCCGCGCCGGGCGCCCCTGCGCCCCCGCTCGCGCCCGTGCCGCCGCCGCTGGCGCCCGCGCAGCTGCGCCACCGCTTGCGGCACCTGCTGGCGGCGCGGCCCCCGGGCCCCCCTGGCGCCGCGCACCCGCGCAAGCAGCGCCAGCCGGCGCGCCTGCAGCTGCCCGCGCCCCCCGCGCCCGCCAAGGCGGAGGGCGCGGCCTCCGAGCCCGCGCTGACCGCGGACGACGGCGTGGACGACGACGACGACGAGGCCGACGACGAGACCGACGGCGAGGACGGAGGCCCCGGGGAGATCCAGGCGCCCCCCGCCTTCCCCGACTGCGCCGCGGGCTTCCTGCCCGCCGCGGCGGACGGCACGCGGGAGGAGCCATCCGTGCCCGCCGGCCTCTCGGATTACAGCGGGCCGGGCAGGGACTTCCTCCGGGGAACCTCGGCCGCCGAGGACGTGTTCCCCGACGGCTACGTCTCCGCCTGGCAAGAGGGCGATCAGGCCGCCCCCGAAGGCTGTCCGGCCGAGACCCCTGCCCCTCCCGATTGCGTCCTGTCGGGGCCCCGCCCACCTGGCGTGAAGACCCCCGGGCCGCCCGTGGCGCTTTTCCCCTTCCACCTGGGAGCCCCCGGGCCGCCGGCGCAACCCCCTCCCGCGCCCTCGgggccggcccccgcgcccccgcccgccTTCTACCCAGCGCTGCAGCCGGACGCAGCTCCCAGCGCGCCACTAGGAGAGGCCCCGGCCCCAGCGGCCGCGCCCCCCGCGGCCCCCTCGACCACTCCCGCGCGCGCCCCGGGTGCCGAGCCGCCCGCCTACGAGTGCAGCCACTGCCACAAGACGTTCAGCTCTCGAAAAAACTACACCAAGCACATGTTCATCCACTCGG GGGAGAAGCCCCACCAGTGCGCCGTGTGCTGGAGATCCTTCTCGCTGCGTGACTACCTGCTCAAGCACATGGTCACGCACACTGGCGTGCGCGCCTTCCAGTGCGCCGTCTGCGCCAAGCGCTTCACGCAGAAAAGCTCGTTGAACGTGCACATGCGCACCCACCGGCCGGAGCGCGCGCCCTGCCCCGCCTGCGGCAAGGTCTTCTCGCACCGCGCGCTGCTGGAGCGCCACCTGGCCGCGCACCCGGCGCCCTGA